TTTCGCCGTCTTCGGATCCCTTTTTCTCACCCTTTTTGTGATTATGGACCCCCCGGGGATCACGCCGATCTTCCTCGCCCTGACCTCCGGGCGCCCCGCGAAGGTGCAGCGCCGCATGGCCTGGCAGGCCGTCTGCGTGGCCTTCGGCGTCATCGCCGTCTTCGGTCTCTGCGGCCAGCAGATCCTGGACTACCTGCACGTGTCCGTTCCGGCGTTGATGATCGCCGGCGGTCTGCTGCTCCTGCTCATCGCCCTCGACCTGCTCACCGGCAAGACCGACGAGCCCAAGCAGACCAAGGACGTGAACGTCGCCCTGGTCCCGCTCGGCATGCCCCTGCTGGCCGGGCCGGGCGCGATCGTGTCGGTCATCCTCGCCGTGCAGAAGGCGGACGGCTTCAGCGGTCAGGTCTCCGTCTGGGCGGCGATCGTCGCCATGCACGTGGTGCTGTGGATCACCATGCGCTACTCGCTGGTGATCATCCGGGTCATCAAGGACGGCGGGGTCGTCCTGGTGACGCGGCTCGCCGGCATGATGCTCTCCGCCATCGCGGTCCAGCAGATCATCAACGGCGTCCTCCAGGTCGTGCACACCTCCTGATCGCGGACGAGGCCCC
This region of Streptomyces sp. NBC_00513 genomic DNA includes:
- a CDS encoding MarC family protein, which encodes MFDFAVFGSLFLTLFVIMDPPGITPIFLALTSGRPAKVQRRMAWQAVCVAFGVIAVFGLCGQQILDYLHVSVPALMIAGGLLLLLIALDLLTGKTDEPKQTKDVNVALVPLGMPLLAGPGAIVSVILAVQKADGFSGQVSVWAAIVAMHVVLWITMRYSLVIIRVIKDGGVVLVTRLAGMMLSAIAVQQIINGVLQVVHTS